One Ethanoligenens harbinense YUAN-3 genomic window carries:
- a CDS encoding DUF4340 domain-containing protein, producing MTRQVRNLVIVVCVAVALGAGVLLLNVLPGNKKTGSSSSSSSSGSISLLSIKSSAFHSLHVTNAAGSYTVTLTGGTYTVDTLKDAPSNQSAIQSKVNDVLGLKATTLIQKDATDLAQYGLTTPAATLDVATADGKTSTVKIGSQAPSGSGVYILKPGTNDVYLSSTMMNDNFSQSAMQYASTTVSALGTSANISAYKFGGTARSTPFTVAVKTQSSAASSGSSATATYTYALTQPYAYDGNDTNLGKITTALQSLSATSVVSVDVSPQSLAQYGLQNPAYTLTYTVDGKDTTLSFGNADSSSNTVYMTISDKKAVYQVDTSSAAAFYNYQLSDVLSTALVTSDISTVKTLTIQSGSETHTFNLSGSSDKLAVTDANGKKIDATSFRNYYQTILAITTRGGADRPAGVSSSLTLTFTYNDGTAQRTVSFLPDGSDKSFVDINGSGGLYVYNSQISNLLTLAQNLEAGKTVSASS from the coding sequence ATGACCCGTCAGGTACGCAATCTCGTCATCGTCGTCTGCGTAGCGGTGGCGCTTGGCGCGGGCGTGCTGCTGTTGAATGTGCTGCCGGGGAACAAGAAAACGGGATCATCCTCCAGTTCCTCATCCTCGGGCTCCATCAGCCTGCTCTCCATCAAGAGCAGCGCGTTCCATTCCCTGCATGTGACCAATGCGGCGGGTAGCTACACCGTCACGCTCACAGGCGGCACCTACACGGTGGACACGCTCAAAGACGCGCCCTCCAACCAGTCGGCCATCCAGTCCAAAGTGAATGACGTGCTGGGCCTGAAAGCCACCACCCTCATCCAGAAAGACGCGACCGACCTTGCGCAGTATGGGCTGACCACTCCCGCCGCCACGCTGGACGTGGCCACTGCGGACGGCAAGACCTCCACCGTCAAGATCGGCAGCCAGGCGCCGTCCGGCAGCGGGGTCTATATCCTGAAGCCCGGCACAAACGACGTCTACCTCAGCTCCACCATGATGAACGACAATTTCAGCCAGTCTGCCATGCAATACGCGAGCACCACCGTTTCCGCGCTGGGCACCTCCGCCAACATCAGCGCCTATAAATTCGGCGGCACGGCCAGGTCCACACCGTTCACCGTTGCCGTCAAGACACAGTCCTCCGCCGCATCGTCCGGGTCGAGCGCCACGGCCACCTACACCTATGCGCTTACCCAGCCGTATGCCTATGACGGCAACGACACCAACCTGGGTAAAATCACCACCGCGCTCCAGAGCCTGAGCGCCACCAGCGTGGTAAGTGTGGATGTTTCGCCGCAAAGCCTGGCCCAATACGGCCTGCAAAACCCGGCCTACACCCTCACCTACACGGTGGACGGCAAAGACACCACCCTTTCGTTCGGCAACGCCGACTCGTCCAGCAATACGGTGTATATGACCATCAGCGACAAAAAGGCTGTGTATCAGGTGGATACGTCCAGTGCCGCCGCATTCTACAACTATCAGCTTTCCGACGTCCTTTCCACTGCTCTGGTCACATCCGACATCAGCACGGTCAAGACACTGACCATCCAGTCCGGCAGCGAAACACACACGTTCAATCTCTCGGGTTCCAGCGACAAGCTGGCGGTCACCGACGCAAACGGCAAAAAGATCGACGCCACCAGTTTCCGCAACTATTACCAGACCATCCTCGCCATCACCACGCGAGGCGGCGCGGACAGACCCGCCGGCGTTTCGTCCTCGCTCACCCTCACGTTCACCTACAACGACGGCACCGCGCAGCGCACCGTTTCGTTCCTGCCGGACGGCAGCGACAAATCGTTCGTCGATATCAACGGCAGCGGCGGCCTGTATGTTTATAATTCACAGATCAGCAACCTGCTCACCCTCGCACAGAACCTCGAAGCGGGCAAGACCGTATCCGCTTCGTCGTAA
- a CDS encoding GldG family protein, producing the protein MANQTQKNDPHKNKPRRKLPDFMRQRSFRYGSTATAFTVIFIVAVILVNVLVTSLSSRFPLSVDMTANHKNQLSTQSVSFVKKINQDINIDILADESTYSNAQNYNSCLLIMQQYAQHNSHIHISFVNLDKNPTYASKYPKETLSQADIIVSCGSIYKHIVSSDLLTTSTDSTTGSSTVTGNNTEQVIDSAIAYVTAKTLPTVLVTSGHNETDSSALTSLLQKNNYQIETKNLATDGLDQNAKMILINAPTADFSADDIAKLDTFLNNGGKYGKTVFLIFDPQQASAPNLESFAKKWGISVGTGVVYDTTNRYQDSPFSVLEGQTNSTYVGTLQSGLHAYLSVCRPLTLSSSDSSITTASIVATESTSKLWNPGTINSSTAASFQASNSDKTGPFDVFGVATKTATSGSESVKSNVLVLGSTNFFNSQVLAQPSLTNSTILLNTVGNVIGFNPGITVEAKDLTTQSLTITAGQAIGIIVVFAFLIPLAVLIAGLVNWIRRRHQ; encoded by the coding sequence ATGGCCAATCAAACGCAAAAAAACGATCCGCATAAAAACAAGCCCCGGCGAAAACTGCCTGATTTCATGCGCCAACGCAGCTTTCGCTACGGCAGCACCGCCACGGCTTTCACCGTTATTTTCATCGTGGCCGTCATTCTCGTCAATGTGCTGGTCACTTCGCTGAGCAGCCGGTTTCCGCTCAGCGTGGACATGACCGCCAACCATAAAAATCAGCTCTCCACGCAGTCGGTCAGCTTTGTCAAAAAGATCAATCAGGATATCAACATCGACATTCTGGCGGACGAATCCACGTATTCCAACGCGCAGAACTACAATTCCTGCCTGCTTATCATGCAGCAATACGCGCAGCACAACAGCCACATCCATATCAGCTTCGTCAACCTTGACAAAAATCCGACCTATGCCTCCAAATACCCAAAGGAAACGCTGAGCCAAGCCGACATCATCGTCTCCTGCGGCAGCATTTATAAGCACATCGTCTCATCCGACCTGCTCACCACCTCGACCGACAGCACCACCGGCTCCTCCACCGTGACAGGCAACAACACCGAGCAGGTGATCGATTCGGCCATCGCGTATGTCACCGCCAAAACGCTGCCGACCGTCCTGGTCACCTCCGGGCACAATGAAACCGACAGCTCCGCGCTGACCTCTCTGCTCCAGAAAAACAACTACCAGATCGAGACCAAGAACCTCGCGACCGACGGCCTCGACCAGAACGCGAAGATGATCCTCATCAACGCGCCCACCGCCGATTTCTCCGCCGACGACATCGCCAAGCTCGACACCTTCCTCAACAACGGCGGCAAATACGGTAAGACCGTTTTCCTCATCTTCGACCCGCAGCAGGCTTCCGCCCCCAATCTGGAAAGCTTTGCGAAAAAATGGGGCATCAGCGTGGGCACCGGCGTCGTCTACGACACCACCAACCGCTATCAGGACAGCCCCTTCAGCGTTCTGGAAGGGCAGACCAACAGCACCTACGTGGGCACGCTGCAAAGCGGCCTGCACGCCTACCTGAGCGTGTGCCGCCCACTCACGCTGTCCTCCAGCGACAGCAGCATCACCACGGCATCCATCGTGGCCACCGAGAGCACGTCCAAGCTGTGGAATCCCGGCACCATCAACAGCTCTACGGCGGCCAGCTTCCAGGCCTCGAACAGCGATAAAACCGGCCCGTTCGATGTGTTCGGCGTCGCCACCAAAACGGCGACTTCTGGTTCCGAATCCGTAAAATCAAACGTACTGGTGCTCGGTTCCACCAATTTCTTTAACTCGCAGGTGCTTGCCCAGCCCAGCCTGACCAACTCCACCATCCTGCTCAACACGGTCGGCAACGTCATCGGCTTCAATCCTGGCATCACCGTCGAAGCCAAAGACCTCACCACCCAGAGCCTCACCATCACGGCCGGGCAGGCGATCGGCATCATCGTCGTCTTTGCCTTCCTCATCCCCCTTGCCGTGCTGATTGCCGGGCTGGTCAACTGGATCAGGAGGAGGCACCAATGA
- a CDS encoding TM2 domain-containing protein — protein MYCRNCGAAMDPSAVVCIKCGVPKGSGRNYCMNCGAQTAPEAVVCVKCGVSLGAPNNSAPTAAGGQKSKIAAGILGIFLGGLGIHNFYLGYTTKAVIQLCLTILGWILAIPTLGIGFLLSSAMSIWGLVEGILILVGNIKQDGKGIPLQ, from the coding sequence ATGTATTGCAGAAATTGCGGTGCGGCGATGGACCCCAGTGCTGTCGTGTGCATCAAATGCGGCGTCCCGAAAGGCTCGGGCCGGAACTATTGTATGAACTGCGGCGCGCAGACAGCACCCGAAGCGGTGGTCTGTGTGAAATGCGGCGTTTCACTCGGTGCCCCGAACAACAGCGCTCCAACGGCGGCCGGCGGCCAGAAATCCAAGATTGCGGCAGGCATCCTGGGCATTTTCCTGGGCGGCCTGGGCATCCACAACTTCTATCTCGGCTATACCACCAAAGCTGTCATCCAGCTCTGTCTCACCATTCTGGGCTGGATCCTCGCCATCCCCACGTTGGGCATTGGATTCCTTCTTTCCTCGGCCATGAGCATCTGGGGCCTGGTGGAAGGCATCCTGATTCTGGTAGGGAATATCAAACAGGACGGCAAGGGGATTCCGCTCCAATAA
- a CDS encoding ABC transporter permease subunit encodes MSAIYKREFQTYFTTATGYVFLAVFYAFSAFFFFAVNLQGSTTDLGGLFSTLLLIWVLLIPILTMRLLSEDRRQKTDQLLLTAPVRLFDIVFGKFLAALTLFGMAIGIVVIYALVLAGLGHVDFWATVGSFVGIVLLGAALIAIGLFISGLTENQVVSAVSSIFIMLMLYLIDSISSAVSNAVISAIVTHISIFSRFKNFSLGVFNLGDTVFYISVAAVFLFLTVRLLEKRRWA; translated from the coding sequence ATGAGTGCGATCTACAAACGCGAATTCCAGACCTATTTCACCACGGCGACCGGCTACGTGTTCCTCGCGGTGTTCTACGCGTTTTCGGCTTTCTTTTTCTTCGCGGTCAACCTGCAGGGCAGCACCACCGATCTCGGCGGCCTGTTTTCCACACTGCTGCTCATCTGGGTGCTGCTCATTCCCATCCTGACCATGCGCCTGCTCAGTGAAGACCGCCGCCAGAAAACCGACCAGTTGCTGCTGACCGCGCCGGTGCGGCTGTTCGACATCGTGTTCGGCAAATTTCTTGCCGCCCTCACCCTGTTCGGCATGGCCATCGGCATCGTGGTGATCTACGCGCTGGTGCTGGCCGGGCTGGGGCATGTGGATTTCTGGGCTACGGTAGGCAGTTTTGTCGGCATCGTCCTGCTCGGGGCGGCGCTCATTGCCATCGGCCTGTTCATTTCCGGTCTCACCGAAAACCAGGTTGTTTCCGCCGTGTCCAGCATTTTCATCATGCTGATGCTTTACCTCATCGACAGCATCTCCTCCGCGGTCAGCAATGCCGTGATTTCGGCCATCGTCACCCATATCTCCATTTTTTCCCGCTTCAAAAATTTCTCGCTGGGCGTGTTCAACCTCGGCGATACCGTGTTTTACATCAGCGTGGCGGCCGTTTTCCTGTTCCTGACCGTCCGGCTGCTCGAAAAAAGAAGATGGGCATAA